The Candidatus Polarisedimenticolia bacterium genome has a segment encoding these proteins:
- a CDS encoding phenylalanine--tRNA ligase beta subunit-related protein, producing the protein MADGLDLSIAAEVAGLLRLAVVTARPVRIGPSSTSLLEEIEQLRLALLERYRGRGPSEIEGLAPARDLYRSFGVDPTRTRPSSEALLRRILQGKPLPNISNAVDLCTLLSLEFLLPMGLYDADRIAGPVLLRRGTPGECYPGIRKEVVGLEGKPVLSDSKGAFGNPTSDSLRTCVTESTRTLWLVLFAPAPMDPGILTAFRNRASEELARNLAEPGPSFDSKVLR; encoded by the coding sequence ATGGCCGACGGACTCGATCTCAGCATCGCCGCGGAGGTAGCGGGCCTGTTGCGGCTGGCTGTCGTGACGGCGCGTCCGGTCCGGATCGGGCCTTCCTCGACCTCGCTTCTCGAAGAGATCGAGCAACTGCGGCTGGCGCTTCTCGAGCGGTATCGCGGTCGGGGGCCGTCGGAAATCGAAGGACTCGCGCCGGCGAGGGACCTCTACCGCTCCTTTGGAGTCGATCCGACCCGGACCCGGCCTTCCTCGGAAGCGCTGCTTCGCCGCATCCTCCAGGGGAAGCCGCTGCCGAACATCTCGAACGCCGTCGACTTGTGCACCCTGCTGTCGCTGGAATTCCTGCTTCCGATGGGACTCTATGACGCCGACCGGATCGCGGGACCGGTTCTCCTGCGCCGTGGGACGCCGGGCGAGTGCTATCCCGGCATCCGGAAGGAGGTCGTCGGGCTCGAAGGAAAGCCTGTCTTGTCGGATTCGAAGGGAGCTTTCGGAAATCCGACTTCCGATTCGCTGAGGACCTGCGTGACCGAGTCGACCCGGACTCTGTGGCTTGTGCTCTTTGCTCCCGCCCCGATGGACCCCGGAATCCTGACGGCCTTCAGGAACAGAGCGTCGGAAGAGCTTGCCCGGAACCTTGCGGAGCCGGGGCCGAGCTTCGACAGCAAGGTTCTTCGATAG